The Negativicutes bacterium region GAATGGTCACATCCACGGTTCGTCCGTCACCGAAAAATTCAAAGCCCCAGACTTTTTGCAGCAATTCATCCCGGGAAAACACCCGACCCGGATTCTGGGCAAGAAATTTCAGCAATTCGAACTCTCGCAGGGTCAGATCCAATTTCTTATCATCCCGGCGCGCTTCGACCAAATCCAAATCAATCACCAAACCGCTGTATACCATCAGGTTCAAAGCGCTGGTTCCGTTTATTTGAGCGACTTCGTTCTTATCGAAACGCTTGCTGCGGCGCAGGAAAGCCTTAATGCGTGCCATCAACTCGCGAATGCTGAACGGTTTGGTCATATAATCATCCGCTCCGGCGTCCAAGCCATTGACTAAATCCACTTCATTGTCTTTGGCAGTCAGCATAATAATCGGAATCGTCAGTTCTTTTCGAAGTTTGCGGCAAACACTGATACCATCCAGTTTGGGGAGCATAATATCCAGTAAAATAAGATCCGGCTGATAAAGATACGCTTTTGCCACGGCTTCTTCGCCGTCAAATGCCACTTCAACCTGATAACCATCCTTCTCTAAATTATACTTGATGATTTCAGCAATGGGTCTTTCGTCTTCTACTACCAAAATCTTCTCTGACATCCATTCATCGCCTCCGCCTGAACTGTAAATATATTTATTCGTCAAAGCTGAATCAGTTCCCTTCTCCTGCCGTCCGCTCGATTTAAACCGGAGGCGGTATTGACGATCCCATCTTAAAAAAAACAGCCGGCAGTGTTTAAACTGCCGGCTGTTTGTCTTTTTACGGCAAGTACGGCCAGGGATTGACACGTACACCATTGACAAGGATTTCAAAGTGTAGGTGAGTACCGAAACTGTAGCCGGTGTTGCCTTCAATACCAATGGCATCGCCCTGACGAACCGATTGACCGTAAGAAACCAGGAAGGAACTTAAATGTCCGTAGCGGGTCATATAGCCATTATTGTGATTGATGGTGATGTAATTGCCTAAACCGAAATAATCATAGCCGATGTCGGTAACGACGCCGGAATCGGCCGCCACAATGGTGGCGTAATTGCCGGTGGAAATATCCATGCCGCGGTGATAGCCGTATTCATACCAGCCATAACCGGCGGTAACGGAACCCCATAAAGGCCAGATAAACGTTCCGGTACCCACACCATAGGGTATTTGCGTTCCTTTCAGCACAACCTGAGTCACAGGCTGACTGACAATTGTTTCACCCAAAGAAACTCTCGTCACTTCAATTCCATTCTGACGCGTAATCGCATATTCCGCAACTTTTAAGCCGTAGGATCCTGCTGTCAGCACCTGGCTTTCCGTGACATACATCGCATCGGAATAACGGGTCTCCGTAGTGTAGGGAAGACTGATCTCCTCACGCACGGTTTCATTGGTCACAACGCCAACCATTGGCTCCGCCTGGTTGATGACCAACTGGTCGCCCGGCTTCAGGGTGGCGGCATTGGGATTATTCGCTAAAAGCTCGTCTACCGAAACAGACTGTGCCATCGCGATATCCCAAATAGTATCACCGCTGTTGACGGTCACAACTTCACTGCGAATCGAACCGGAAACCAG contains the following coding sequences:
- a CDS encoding response regulator transcription factor, whose product is MSEKILVVEDERPIAEIIKYNLEKDGYQVEVAFDGEEAVAKAYLYQPDLILLDIMLPKLDGISVCRKLRKELTIPIIMLTAKDNEVDLVNGLDAGADDYMTKPFSIRELMARIKAFLRRSKRFDKNEVAQINGTSALNLMVYSGLVIDLDLVEARRDDKKLDLTLREFELLKFLAQNPGRVFSRDELLQKVWGFEFFGDGRTVDVTIRRLREKVEVDPSSPRYIETRRGVGYLFNPNVS
- a CDS encoding peptidoglycan DD-metalloendopeptidase family protein, which translates into the protein MERSRIVLPVWNESKLAWQKVSNTLAVRRSRIGKTMMAVLLTMVILIGAAIPRTAYQVMIGQEVIGTVQSPEIGQKLVSEVLAESGISSSYSLVADPAVSYYPVMQRESFSTNNELKAALSQKMTIKALASVIFVEDRAKIALASAADVNQVLDNVRLYYTSGSGEVETLQAQFSDTVTVHRETVDLAEVKTVNEATNLLVSGSIRSEVVTVNSGDTIWDIAMAQSVSVDELLANNPNAATLKPGDQLVINQAEPMVGVVTNETVREEISLPYTTETRYSDAMYVTESQVLTAGSYGLKVAEYAITRQNGIEVTRVSLGETIVSQPVTQVVLKGTQIPYGVGTGTFIWPLWGSVTAGYGWYEYGYHRGMDISTGNYATIVAADSGVVTDIGYDYFGLGNYITINHNNGYMTRYGHLSSFLVSYGQSVRQGDAIGIEGNTGYSFGTHLHFEILVNGVRVNPWPYLP